In Citrobacter sp. RHB25-C09, the following proteins share a genomic window:
- the pitA gene encoding inorganic phosphate transporter PitA: MLHLFAGLDLHTGLLLLLALAFVLFYEAINGFHDTANAVATVIYTRAMRSQLAVIMAALFNFFGVLLGGLSVAYAIVHMLPTDLLLNMGSSHGLAMVFSMLLAAIIWNLGTWYFGLPASSSHTLIGAIIGIGLTNALMTGTSVVDALNIPKVIGIFASLIVSPIVGLVVAGGLIFILRRYWSGTKKRARIHLTPAEREKKDGKKKPPFWTRIALIISAIGVAFSHGANDGQKGIGLVMLVLIGVAPAGFVVNMNASGYEITRTRDAINNVETYFQQHPDLLKKVTGVDQLIPSPEAVTTTPNEFHCHPANTLNALNRAKSMLGNNIESYDKLSIDQRSQLRRIMLCISDTTDKVTKLPGVSADDQRLLKKLKTDMLSTIEYAPIWIIMAVALALGIGTMIGWRRVATTIGEKIGKKGMTYAQGMSAQMTAAVSIGLASYTGMPVSTTHVLSSSVAGTMVVDGGGLQRKTVTSILMAWVFTLPAAILLSGTLYWISLKLI; the protein is encoded by the coding sequence ATGCTACATTTGTTTGCTGGCCTGGATTTACATACCGGCCTTTTATTATTGCTTGCTCTGGCTTTTGTGCTGTTCTACGAAGCGATTAACGGCTTCCACGATACGGCTAACGCAGTGGCGACCGTGATCTACACCCGTGCGATGCGTTCGCAGCTTGCGGTGATCATGGCGGCGCTATTTAACTTCTTTGGCGTGTTGCTGGGCGGTTTAAGCGTCGCCTATGCCATTGTGCATATGTTGCCGACAGATTTGCTGCTCAACATGGGCTCCTCGCATGGTCTTGCGATGGTGTTCTCCATGCTGCTCGCAGCCATTATCTGGAACCTCGGCACCTGGTACTTTGGTTTGCCTGCTTCCAGCTCCCACACGCTGATTGGCGCAATTATCGGTATTGGTTTAACCAATGCTCTGATGACCGGTACGTCGGTCGTTGACGCGCTTAACATCCCGAAAGTGATTGGCATCTTTGCCTCGCTTATCGTCTCGCCAATTGTTGGCCTGGTGGTAGCGGGCGGCCTGATTTTCATTTTGCGTCGTTACTGGAGCGGAACCAAAAAACGCGCCCGTATCCACCTGACGCCGGCAGAACGTGAAAAGAAAGACGGTAAAAAGAAACCGCCATTCTGGACGCGTATCGCCCTGATCATCTCTGCTATCGGCGTGGCATTCTCTCACGGCGCTAACGACGGTCAGAAAGGCATTGGTCTGGTTATGCTGGTACTGATTGGCGTTGCACCTGCAGGTTTCGTGGTGAATATGAATGCGTCCGGTTACGAAATTACGCGTACACGGGATGCCATTAATAACGTTGAAACCTACTTCCAGCAGCACCCGGATCTGCTCAAAAAAGTCACTGGCGTCGACCAACTGATCCCTTCTCCGGAAGCGGTGACGACAACGCCAAACGAGTTCCATTGCCATCCAGCGAATACGCTGAACGCGCTTAACCGTGCGAAATCGATGCTGGGGAACAATATCGAGAGCTACGATAAGCTGAGCATTGACCAGCGTAGCCAGTTGCGCCGTATCATGCTGTGCATTTCCGATACGACGGATAAAGTGACCAAGCTGCCGGGCGTCAGCGCTGACGACCAACGTCTGCTGAAGAAACTGAAAACCGACATGCTGAGCACGATTGAATATGCGCCTATCTGGATCATCATGGCCGTCGCTCTGGCGCTGGGTATTGGTACCATGATCGGCTGGCGTCGTGTGGCGACCACTATCGGCGAGAAGATTGGTAAGAAAGGCATGACCTATGCTCAGGGGATGTCCGCGCAGATGACAGCGGCTGTCTCTATCGGTCTGGCGAGCTACACCGGGATGCCGGTTTCCACCACGCACGTACTCTCCTCCTCCGTGGCGGGGACAATGGTTGTCGACGGTGGTGGCCTGCAACGTAAAACGGTTACCAGTATCCTGATGGCGTGGGTGTTTACATTGCCAGCAGCGATTCTGCTTTCCGGTACGCTGTACTGGATCTCGCTGAAGCTGATCTGA